A DNA window from Choristoneura fumiferana chromosome 24, NRCan_CFum_1, whole genome shotgun sequence contains the following coding sequences:
- the LOC141441743 gene encoding uncharacterized protein isoform X1, producing MADPCPPRIPCPPMPPSPCPQICPPPPPAPPCRVKPVMRGLHWAQTERHIFKAFALAALGGIAFTYLLVMPRRATYREFYAKTEFEDWADDMARKGLFQAVPKGGFPKKDDAK from the exons ATGGCTGACCCGTGTCCCCCCCGCATCCCGTGCCCGCCCATGCCGCCGTCGCCGTGCCCGCAGATCtgccccccgccgccgcccgcgccgccctgCCGCGTCAAACCAGTCATGCGGGGGCTCCACTGGGCGCAAACAGAGCGGCACATATTCAAAGCGTTCGCACTTGCTGCCCTTGGGGGCATAGCCTTTACTTATCTCTTGGTGATGCCACGCAGGGCAACGTACAGGGAATTCTATGC AAAAACAGAATTTGAAGACTGGGCTGATGATATGGCAAGAAAGGGTTTGTTTCAAGCCGTTCCCAAAGGGGGTTTCCCGAAAAAAGATGACGCTAAATAA
- the LOC141441741 gene encoding coiled-coil domain-containing protein 102A-like encodes MAQSSHGGSHRRSREPEHLRYTSTDWEAKEALIQRELDEARARASQMEKTMRWWSDCTANWRDKWTKVRNERNKAREEAKQLKIKADALSKELATLKAEKNDLGQQLTDVKKDNEKLLTIGESRIVSGDLTTEDGVELRRKGYVSPSEQPSLRQRASLDSHKFSHVDNVLASKLSEMRLRLEETSKSLQSEKDQKAFLLAKVETLTAELHNLKMDMTHNDRTLGSTDSSHSEIERLQNELQDEVAAKQTLEEKIAELKMEIEKLKSENTIQWSKRELMETENIAILRENKKLYSQVCELREQIHKLNRISDGSAYGSTFSNEYSRLDSDLYLRKTSGSPRSHESSKGRISDSSAYGSKYNEYTRLDPNLLYDVGDRKHSSSPRSHESSNGSSEANLEHFHAKTSVEDDELAILERNES; translated from the coding sequence ATGGCGCAAAGCTCGCACGGCGGCAGTCATCGGCGGAGCCGGGAGCCGGAGCACCTTCGCTACACGAGCACCGACTGGGAAGCCAAGGAAGCCCTAATACAAAGGGAACTAGACGAGGCCCGCGCGCGAGCCTCCCAGATGGAAAAGACTATGCGCTGGTGGTCAGATTGCACGGCCAACTGGCGCGACAAATGGACCAAAGTCCGCAACGAACGCAACAAGGCAAGAGAAGAAGCtaaacaacttaaaataaagGCAGATGCGTTGAGCAAAGAACTGGCAACGCTCAAAGCAGAAAAGAACGATCTAGGACAGCAATTGACTGACGTTAAAAAAGACAACGAGAAGCTATTAACCATAGGAGAAAGCAGGATAGTATCAGGAGATCTAACAACTGAAGATGGAGTTGAACTAAGAAGAAAAGGATATGTGTCTCCCAGTGAACAACCCTCGCTCCGACAAAGAGCGTCTTTGGATTCGCACAAGTTTTCTCACGTGGATAATGTCCTTGCGAGCAAATTAAGCGAGATGAGACTAAGGTTAGAGGAAACCAGTAAGAGTTTGCAGAGTGAGAAAGATCAGAAGGCTTTCCTACTCGCCAAAGTGGAGACACTCACCGCAGAGCTACATAACTTGAAGATGGATATGACACACAATGATAGAACGTTAGGCTCAACAGACTCTagtcatagcgaaattgaaCGACTCCAGAACGAATTGCAAGACGAAGTAGCTGCCAAACAAACTCTAGAAGAAAAGATAGCAGAGTTGAAAATGGAGATAGAAAAACTGAAATCGGAGAACACGATACAATGGAGTAAGCGGGAGCTAATGGAGACGGAAAATATAGCGATACTGAGAGAGAATAAGAAGCTCTACAGTCAGGTGTGTGAGCTGAGGGAGCAGATACACAAGTTGAATAGGATTTCAGATGGTAGTGCCTATGGCTCGACGTTTTCTAATGAATACAGTAGGTTGGATTCCGACCTGTATTTAAGGAAAACAAGCGGCAGTCCTAGGTCACACGAGTCTAGCAAAGGCAGAATCTCTGACAGCAGCGCGTATGGATCAAAGTATAATGAATATACAAGGCTAGATCCAAATTTATTGTACGATGTTGGAGACAGAAAACATAGTAGTAGTCCAAGATCTCATGAATCAAGCAATGGTTCCTCGGAAGCAAATTTAGAGCATTTTCACGCGAAAACATCAGTTGAAGACGATGAACTAGCTATCTTAGAGAGGAATGAAAGTTAG